The following coding sequences are from one Pigmentibacter sp. JX0631 window:
- a CDS encoding MBL fold metallo-hydrolase — MAQVHNRVKYQINSRNTTKETPITYEQYVTFWGTRGTIPIPNDKMLKYGGNTSCVEVLSINDKDSKAIIIDAGTGLIKCAENALLRGDRIFHLFLSHMHYDHMIGLTKFIPFFRNDCVINIYGQAKFGLSLKEIFQKFFSAPFFPVEFYQLPALNKIFFHELNNLKSIEIDNISIEIQALNHPQEALAYKVWDFHKKNCVVYASDHEHGSIKDFELEKFIKNADLLIYDTTYSDSNYKNFVGWGHSTAKAGASIAKNSNVKYYAIYHHDPSSSDEYLENKILTEAQSIFKNSFLSAEYQTLNISQLQTLLTDK, encoded by the coding sequence GTGGCCCAAGTCCATAATAGGGTCAAATATCAGATTAACAGCAGAAATACAACAAAAGAAACTCCTATTACCTATGAGCAGTATGTCACTTTTTGGGGTACTAGAGGAACCATTCCTATCCCCAACGATAAAATGCTGAAATACGGAGGAAATACCTCTTGCGTTGAGGTTTTATCTATTAATGATAAGGATTCTAAGGCCATCATTATAGACGCTGGCACTGGACTTATAAAGTGCGCTGAAAACGCCCTATTACGAGGGGATAGAATATTTCATTTATTTCTGAGCCATATGCATTATGATCATATGATAGGCCTCACAAAATTCATTCCTTTTTTCCGCAATGATTGCGTTATCAATATCTACGGACAGGCAAAATTTGGTCTATCTTTAAAGGAAATATTTCAAAAATTTTTTTCAGCCCCTTTTTTTCCTGTAGAATTCTATCAATTACCAGCTTTAAATAAAATATTTTTTCATGAATTAAATAATTTAAAATCAATAGAAATTGATAATATTTCGATTGAAATTCAAGCTCTAAACCACCCTCAAGAAGCTCTAGCTTATAAAGTATGGGATTTTCATAAGAAAAACTGTGTTGTTTACGCTTCTGACCACGAACATGGTAGCATAAAAGACTTTGAATTAGAGAAATTTATAAAGAATGCCGATTTGTTAATTTATGATACTACATATTCTGATAGTAACTATAAAAATTTTGTTGGTTGGGGGCATTCTACTGCCAAAGCTGGTGCTAGTATTGCTAAGAATTCTAATGTAAAATATTATGCAATTTATCATCACGATCCATCAAGTAGTGATGAATATCTCGAAAATAAAATCCTAACTGAAGCTCAATCCATCTTCAAAAATAGTTTTTTGTCTGCTGAATACCAAACCCTGAACATTAGTCAATTACAAACGTTATTGACTGACAAGTGA
- a CDS encoding DUF6178 family protein produces MFMVYTPKNLSEEMESLRLSQNSSSLQKITPQSAWKLLEPENPLAPAVLDVNWLITQPLLPFLVQVAPAHLIFRSIMVQGMEDSLEVIEWIRGEQLQKVLDFDLWQSPLEHSSGEISFARAVSWIRAWLEIGSNFAAKRFFELDEETIVLVLSKLFQIVPEGVGIISEDIRENWLKTMDNRFYLQINDEDSETYEILKPFIDDLYSYNPRIAASTFAHAAMLIRQESLADGLKWKEARLSDQGFVSKEDALEILKPKDFLELKKSLAFEIELEKKKQEVLTKYPKKTLDSANINYDSEVTDQVVHFLGTLEPEDGIRYMQLALGMDELKKISGSSNIDPSYFYEDEDFIAETAEKIVNLCNKILTKIEFHKVNTKQAYEALLIEEVFAYIVKQNMQQAMLLKERIARTSNVIVSAFMQNIDNQSISYALQVERGALNIGLQYMLQNKSEFSVLDGKILPDVELAAYFISTVGPEFVFHLGWNMIHSIPKELSKEILFLDAAHENLRNKLKTIQTIKMSDGTEFSIGLDKLVEKHRFADVKKWLSSIEGLLPIEIYLVLEGFFDRVPMLCELITTKTKFSNKLSPTTKPFETLQEINMAKEFIQNIGYNFGV; encoded by the coding sequence ATGTTCATGGTTTACACGCCAAAAAATTTGTCTGAAGAGATGGAGTCTTTAAGGCTTTCTCAGAATTCAAGCTCTTTACAGAAGATAACACCTCAATCTGCTTGGAAATTATTGGAACCAGAAAATCCCTTGGCTCCAGCTGTATTAGATGTAAACTGGCTTATAACTCAACCATTGTTACCATTTTTAGTTCAAGTTGCCCCAGCACATCTTATTTTTAGAAGCATTATGGTTCAAGGGATGGAAGATTCTCTAGAAGTTATAGAATGGATAAGAGGTGAGCAATTACAGAAGGTTCTAGATTTTGATCTTTGGCAATCTCCTTTAGAGCACAGTTCTGGAGAAATTTCTTTTGCGAGAGCTGTCTCATGGATTAGAGCTTGGCTCGAAATAGGCTCAAATTTTGCTGCAAAACGGTTTTTTGAATTAGACGAAGAAACTATTGTACTAGTTTTATCAAAGCTTTTTCAAATTGTCCCTGAGGGTGTTGGTATTATTTCTGAGGACATCCGTGAAAACTGGCTTAAAACTATGGATAATAGGTTTTATTTACAGATCAACGACGAAGATTCTGAAACTTATGAGATATTAAAGCCTTTTATTGACGATTTATACTCCTATAATCCTAGAATAGCGGCTTCTACTTTTGCGCATGCAGCCATGCTAATTAGGCAAGAATCCTTGGCTGATGGTTTAAAATGGAAAGAAGCGAGATTATCCGATCAAGGATTTGTATCAAAAGAAGATGCGCTAGAAATATTAAAACCAAAAGATTTTCTTGAGTTAAAAAAATCATTAGCTTTTGAAATTGAGTTGGAAAAGAAAAAACAAGAAGTTTTAACAAAATATCCAAAGAAAACTTTAGATAGTGCAAATATAAACTATGACTCAGAAGTAACAGATCAAGTAGTTCATTTTTTAGGTACTTTAGAACCAGAAGATGGTATACGCTATATGCAATTGGCTTTGGGAATGGATGAATTAAAAAAGATTTCAGGCTCAAGCAATATAGATCCTAGTTACTTTTATGAAGATGAAGACTTTATTGCTGAAACTGCAGAAAAAATTGTAAACTTATGTAATAAAATTTTAACTAAAATTGAGTTTCATAAGGTTAACACAAAGCAGGCTTACGAAGCTTTACTTATAGAAGAAGTGTTTGCTTACATTGTAAAACAAAATATGCAACAAGCAATGCTATTAAAAGAAAGAATAGCTAGAACATCTAACGTAATTGTATCGGCTTTTATGCAAAATATTGATAATCAATCCATATCTTATGCTTTGCAAGTTGAAAGAGGAGCTTTGAACATTGGGCTACAATATATGCTACAAAATAAATCAGAATTTTCTGTTTTAGATGGGAAAATATTGCCAGATGTTGAATTAGCTGCTTACTTTATAAGCACAGTAGGCCCTGAGTTCGTATTTCATTTGGGCTGGAACATGATTCATTCTATACCGAAAGAATTGAGTAAAGAAATTCTTTTTCTTGATGCAGCTCATGAAAATTTGAGAAATAAGTTAAAAACTATTCAAACAATTAAAATGTCTGATGGAACAGAGTTCTCTATTGGTCTTGATAAATTAGTAGAAAAGCATAGATTTGCTGATGTAAAAAAGTGGTTATCTAGTATTGAGGGACTTTTACCTATTGAAATATATTTAGTTCTTGAAGGTTTTTTTGATAGAGTTCCAATGCTCTGTGAGTTAATTACTACAAAAACTAAATTTTCAAATAAACTATCACCTACAACAAAACCATTTGAAACTTTGCAAGAGATAAATATGGCTAAAGAATTTATTCAGAATATTGGTTATAATTTTGGGGTATGA
- the mnmA gene encoding tRNA 2-thiouridine(34) synthase MnmA, which produces MKKRVLVAMSGGVDSSVAAALLVEKGYDVIGVTMQLWDYSLNETSCDPNSKFDTCCSLDDVADARMVAHKLGIPFYVFDYQDDFKENVVDYFTDEYLKGRTPNPCVACNTFLKFDHLLDRAQRLGCDYVATGHYAKIVYDDAYDQYKLLKGLDSHKDQSYFLYSMTQERLAKVLFPLGELTKPEVRVIAEKYGLINASKKESMEICFIPNNDYAKFIANRVQESDLIKGCIKHEDGQILSDHDGIHQFTVGQRKGLKISYPSPLYVTRIDSETGTVFVGEEKYLYRTGFSFKKFHSIRNLRNESQYEVKIRYRSTPCPAIIDMSSDKVTLKFISPQKSVTPGQIAVLYKDDEVLGGGFIDKVFE; this is translated from the coding sequence ATGAAAAAAAGAGTTCTTGTCGCAATGTCAGGTGGCGTTGATAGTTCAGTAGCAGCAGCTTTATTAGTTGAAAAAGGATATGATGTTATTGGGGTAACAATGCAATTATGGGATTATTCTCTGAATGAAACCAGTTGTGATCCGAATAGTAAATTTGATACATGCTGCAGCTTAGATGATGTTGCAGATGCAAGAATGGTAGCTCATAAATTGGGTATTCCTTTTTATGTTTTTGATTATCAAGATGACTTTAAAGAAAATGTAGTTGATTATTTTACCGATGAGTATCTTAAAGGTAGAACACCAAATCCATGTGTTGCATGTAATACTTTTCTTAAATTTGACCATTTATTGGATAGAGCACAACGCTTAGGATGTGATTACGTTGCAACAGGACATTATGCGAAAATTGTTTATGACGATGCATATGATCAATATAAATTATTAAAAGGCCTTGATTCTCATAAAGATCAAAGTTATTTTTTATACTCTATGACTCAAGAAAGACTAGCAAAAGTATTATTTCCATTAGGTGAATTAACAAAGCCAGAGGTTCGGGTCATTGCTGAAAAATATGGTTTGATAAATGCTTCAAAAAAAGAAAGCATGGAAATTTGTTTTATTCCAAATAATGATTATGCAAAGTTTATTGCAAATAGAGTCCAAGAATCTGATTTGATTAAAGGCTGTATTAAACATGAGGATGGTCAAATACTTAGCGATCATGATGGGATACATCAATTTACAGTAGGGCAAAGAAAAGGATTGAAAATTTCTTATCCTAGTCCTCTTTATGTTACCCGGATTGATTCTGAGACTGGGACAGTTTTTGTAGGTGAAGAAAAGTATCTTTATCGTACAGGTTTTTCATTCAAAAAATTTCATTCAATTCGAAATTTGCGAAACGAATCACAATATGAAGTAAAAATTCGCTATCGTTCTACGCCCTGTCCTGCTATAATAGATATGAGCTCTGATAAAGTTACTTTAAAATTTATATCTCCTCAAAAATCTGTAACACCGGGTCAAATTGCTGTTCTATACAAGGATGATGAAGTTCTTGGTGGTGGATTTATTGATAAGGTTTTTGAGTAA
- a CDS encoding ribonuclease III family protein gives MLEKRLSLLKIHLREFNFNKLSKVFPQIEANIDKLGEIQGHRYVDKKLAAISLVHRSSLVYWPNDKSGIFSNERLEFLGDAFLSFFIASEAMIQHKSLQEGDLSRLRAAIVGTENLASKSRDLGVGDCLLVGKAEMNSNPQRRDNVLADAFESITAALLLDAGEEKVHSWLLKVFAEDIEEGPNILLKFDAKSKLQQWTQGIIGVPPVYKTIGTEGTPQETFFIVAAFIGNTEIGRAVAASKREASKKVAENIVNKIETGKLTKEMVISFFGREK, from the coding sequence ATGTTAGAGAAGCGTCTCTCCTTATTAAAAATTCATTTGCGTGAGTTTAACTTTAATAAGTTAAGTAAAGTGTTTCCGCAAATTGAAGCAAATATTGACAAATTAGGTGAAATTCAAGGCCATCGTTATGTCGACAAGAAATTAGCTGCTATTTCTTTAGTTCATCGTTCATCGTTAGTTTATTGGCCTAATGATAAATCAGGAATTTTTTCAAATGAAAGACTTGAATTTCTAGGGGACGCTTTTTTAAGTTTCTTTATAGCTTCAGAAGCAATGATTCAGCACAAATCGCTACAAGAGGGCGATTTATCAAGATTAAGAGCAGCTATTGTTGGAACAGAAAATTTAGCTTCAAAAAGTCGAGACCTTGGTGTAGGTGATTGTCTCCTAGTAGGAAAAGCTGAAATGAACTCTAATCCTCAAAGAAGAGACAACGTTTTAGCTGATGCTTTTGAATCAATTACAGCTGCTCTTTTGTTGGATGCTGGTGAGGAAAAGGTTCATTCTTGGTTATTAAAAGTATTTGCAGAAGATATTGAGGAAGGTCCCAATATCCTGCTAAAATTCGATGCTAAAAGTAAATTACAGCAGTGGACTCAGGGGATTATCGGAGTACCTCCAGTTTATAAAACCATTGGTACTGAAGGAACGCCCCAAGAGACGTTTTTCATTGTAGCTGCCTTTATTGGGAATACTGAAATTGGTCGGGCTGTAGCGGCTAGCAAAAGGGAAGCAAGTAAAAAAGTGGCTGAAAATATCGTTAATAAAATTGAAACTGGAAAATTAACAAAAGAAATGGTTATAAGTTTTTTTGGAAGGGAAAAATGA
- the era gene encoding GTPase Era, with the protein MTKNCGYVALLGRPNAGKSTLLNALLGTKLAVVSNKPQTTRNKILGVCSEGNNQALLLDTPGIHKSENLPKMNQVMNKVAWSVLKDADLVCYLIDVTNGWHEEDTLWLDGILKKFEKKLLVLATKTDKVKIEEVEHGRQNIVNRFQDLIEGVKSASELKCQLIGEVPLMVSSKRPQEVASLRNYILSQMPEGEWLFGEDDLTDRSQRFVCAEIIREQIFRQLGQELPYKIAVVIDLFENKNNVTNISATIVVERDSHKGIVIGKKGSRLKSIGTDARISLERHLDRKVFLELFVKVKSGWTENLNMLSEYADLQDPNDVN; encoded by the coding sequence ATGACAAAAAATTGCGGATATGTAGCATTATTGGGGCGTCCTAATGCAGGAAAAAGTACTCTTTTGAATGCCTTATTAGGAACAAAATTGGCTGTTGTAAGTAACAAACCTCAAACAACACGGAATAAGATTTTAGGAGTTTGCTCTGAAGGAAATAATCAAGCTCTACTCTTAGATACCCCTGGGATACACAAATCTGAGAATCTTCCAAAAATGAATCAAGTTATGAATAAAGTAGCATGGAGTGTTTTAAAAGATGCTGACTTGGTTTGTTACTTGATTGACGTAACAAATGGCTGGCATGAAGAAGATACCCTTTGGCTAGATGGAATTTTAAAAAAGTTTGAGAAAAAGCTTCTAGTCCTTGCAACTAAAACAGATAAGGTTAAGATAGAGGAAGTAGAGCACGGAAGGCAAAATATTGTAAATCGATTTCAAGACCTGATTGAGGGTGTCAAATCAGCATCTGAATTAAAATGCCAATTAATTGGAGAAGTCCCATTAATGGTTTCATCAAAGCGACCTCAAGAAGTTGCGTCGCTAAGAAATTATATTTTATCTCAGATGCCTGAAGGTGAATGGCTATTTGGTGAAGATGATCTCACTGATAGGTCACAAAGATTTGTCTGCGCTGAAATTATTCGTGAACAAATTTTTCGTCAATTAGGTCAAGAGCTTCCTTATAAAATTGCAGTCGTAATCGATCTATTTGAAAACAAAAATAATGTTACAAATATTTCTGCTACTATTGTGGTTGAACGTGATTCTCATAAGGGAATTGTGATAGGTAAAAAAGGTTCTAGACTAAAAAGTATTGGGACTGATGCAAGAATTTCTTTGGAAAGACATCTTGATAGAAAGGTGTTTTTAGAACTTTTTGTTAAAGTTAAATCTGGTTGGACCGAGAACTTAAATATGCTTTCAGAATATGCTGATTTGCAAGATCCTAATGATGTAAATTAA
- the coaE gene encoding dephospho-CoA kinase (Dephospho-CoA kinase (CoaE) performs the final step in coenzyme A biosynthesis.), with protein MAKKIVITGGIGSGKSLLSKMLSMRGYCVWDADIISREVLFYPAVQARIKSVFGEEVFVGNGILNREYVRKLIFSDPKLKKLFEKIMHPAMYDHFNFKFQTLNKLAPTAWIFYEASLILELNRKDEFDYCIVVTAQEEIKLKRLKENRNLDENDAKKIMASQMPDAEKISYADYVIDNSSSIENLEKNVEILINLLSLKLSVL; from the coding sequence ATGGCAAAAAAAATAGTAATAACTGGTGGTATAGGATCAGGAAAATCATTGCTATCGAAAATGCTTTCAATGCGAGGATATTGTGTCTGGGATGCTGACATTATTTCTCGAGAAGTTTTATTTTATCCAGCAGTTCAGGCAAGAATAAAATCTGTATTTGGTGAAGAAGTTTTTGTAGGTAATGGTATTTTAAATAGAGAATATGTCAGAAAACTTATTTTTTCTGATCCTAAATTGAAAAAATTATTTGAAAAAATAATGCATCCTGCAATGTATGATCATTTTAATTTTAAATTTCAAACTTTAAATAAATTAGCCCCTACTGCTTGGATTTTTTATGAAGCTTCTTTAATTTTAGAGCTAAATAGAAAAGATGAGTTTGATTACTGCATTGTAGTTACAGCGCAGGAAGAAATAAAATTAAAACGCCTAAAAGAAAATAGAAATTTAGATGAGAATGATGCAAAAAAAATTATGGCATCGCAAATGCCTGATGCTGAAAAAATTTCCTATGCTGATTATGTAATTGACAACTCTTCATCTATTGAAAATCTTGAAAAAAATGTTGAAATACTAATTAATTTATTGTCCTTAAAATTATCTGTTTTATAA